The region AGCACCCATTCAGGGTGCTTTTTTGCTCTGGGTTCTGCTCTGGTTTCTTCAAGAGAGAAGCCCCCTTGGTGGGGACTCTCTCTGAAATGGCTCTGTTTTGGGAAAGACAACGGTGGTAGAAACTACCCGACTCGCAACTTGGGCGAGGCACAGAGTCTTGGGGTCGCGAACACGATCAGACCATTCTGAACCCTGCCCACCAACGGAGCCCTGGGTGTCTCGTGCGCCGTTATCAGTATAACACAAATGCTATATTTTGCCATATACATAATTGAACTCGGTTTAGACTTTAGCCCATTTGAGGAGATTTCTTCCCACTGATCTACAGTTTCGCCTCAGGAAAAGAACACAAACCCCTGAAAACCCCTTCAGCGTCCTTGCAGAAATTCAGCAAGCAGAAGATTGAATTCTGCAGACCTTTCATCGTTGGGAATGGCCCGAGCCTTCAATACGTTGAGTTTGACCTCTGGGCGCAGTTCCACAAACCGTTGCGCGCTTGCAGCAGGGGTGTTCACATCGTCGGAACCCCAGAACAGCACGGCAGGTTGCTTCAGGGCTTTCCACTCCTGCTCGATGTTCAAATTGGAGTGATCCGAGATGAAAGAATACACAGGATAAGGGGCATTGGGATGCTTGAGGTTGTTCTGGTAGACCTTCTTCAGGTCATTGGTGACCAGACTCTGGTCCAGATACACCTGCTGTTTCAAGAAAAAACTGATGCCAAAACGGCCCCTCAGGGCAGCAGCAATCGTGCCTCCCAGAGGTGTGTTGAGCAGCGCATCGTAAAAACCGGTGTTGGGTGGTTCAACCAGTTCAGTGATGCCTGTGGGAGAAACCAGAGCCAGTTTACCAATCAGTTCAGGATGGTCATGGGCAATTTTGATGCTGTAGGCCCCGGCCAGACTGGATGCGACCACTGTGGCTTCCTGCTGAACCACCTCTTTGAGGAACGCTTTGATGGTGTTCACATAAAGGTCTGCGGTGTAATTCTGGGGTTTGGGCGTGCTTTTGCCAAACCCGGGCAAATCCATCACATAAACCCGATGGTTCTGAATGAACTCTGGTGCGTTCTTGATCCACTGGTAACCTGAGTTCCCGCCTCCAATGCCATGGATGAACACCAGAGGAGAACCCGTTCCTGCAACCTCGTAGTAAACGGTTTGACCATTCAGTTCAATGGACCGACCTTCTTGCATTCCGGGAAGCCTGAGGGTAGGTGTGGCAGCGAGGGTTTGGCGGGGTGCACAGGAAAAGAGCACCAGAGGGAACAACAAGAACAGACCCATTTTCAATTTCATGGGGCCATTCTGCGCCTGCCTGAGGCTTTTTTCAGCATGTCAAACCACAGGTCAATTGTGCTCTGGAGACATCATTTCGGAATGATGGTCCAGAAATTGCCTTAGAAATCCGTTGAATTCTGCGGACTTTTCATCGTTGGGGATGGCCCGGGCCATCAGCACCTGAGATTCAAAGTCAGGCTTCAGGTCCTTGAAGTGCTGCAAGCCTTTGACAGGTGTGTTGATGTCCCTCTGGCCCCACACCACCACGACGGGTTGCTTGAGGCTTTTCCATTCTTCTTTGATGTTGAGGTTCAGATGCCCGGTGATGAAGGCAAAAATCGGGTACTGGGCGTGTGGGGTTTGCAGGTGCATGTGATAGACATCCTTCACCCCTTCATTGATGAGATCCCGGTCCAGATACACCTGCTGATTCAGGAAATAACTGACACTGAGACGGCTGCGGATCAAACGGGAAAACACACTGCCCACAGGGGTTCCAATCAATTTGTGGTAGAAATCCATGTTTGGAGCCTCCACCAACTGGTCCAGACCTGTCGGAGACACCAGAGCCAGTTTCTGGATCAACTCGGGATGGTCGTGGGCAATTTTGATGCAGTACGCTCCGGCCAGACTGGAAGCCACCACGGTACATGGCTCATTCACCACTTCCTTCAAGAAGGATTCGATGGCTGCCAGATAAAGACCGGTGCTGTAATGCTGGGGTCTGGGTGTGCTGCGACCAAAGCCGGGCAGGTCCAGCACAAAAACCCGGTGGTTGGAAAGGAACTCTGGCACGTTTTTCACCCACTGGTACCCAGAGTTGCCCCCTCCGATGCCGTGAATGAACACCACAGGTGGTCCTGCACCACCCACCTCGTAATAAATGTCCTGACCGTTGAGGGTGACGGTTTTCCCCTCTTCCATGCCCGGAATTCGGGGGGTGGGGAGCACCGTCACAATGCGACGGGGTGCAAACAGGTACACCCCCATAGCCATCAAAGCAAAAAGGCCAATGGTTTTTCGAAAACTCAGCTTCATGGTCTGAGTGTGCCCGAAAACCTCTGGCCTTTCCGCAGGAATTCTTACCCAGCGGGCGTGCTGGATGCAAACCCTGCTTTGAGGTTCATTCGATGGTCATTCGATGGTGATGTGTTCGATGCCCTCAGCAATTTTGGGGTATTTGAGGTTCATGCTTTCAAGGGTGTGCACCAGCACCGAAGCAATCAGATAATTTCGGAACCACTTGCGATCAGCAGGCACCACATACCACGGAGCAAAACTGGAACTGGTCTCCGAGAGGATTCGCTCATAGACCGAGGTGTACTCATCCCAGAGCGCCCTTTCTTTGAGGTCGGACGGATTGAATTTCCAGTGCTTCTCGGGGTTGTCGAGGCGTTCTTGCAGACGCTGCTTCTGTTCTTCTTTGGAGATGTGCAAATAAAACTTCAGGATTTTGGTGCCTGAATCTGCCAGCAATTCTTCAAAATGCCGGATGTGCCTGTAGCGCTTGTCAATGACCTCTTTGTCGGCAAGGCCGTGCACCGTGGGCACCAGAATGTCTTCGTACTGGCTGCGGTTGAAAATGGTCACCTGACCTTTGCGTGGAGCCACCTGATGGATGCGCCAGAGGAAGTCGTGTGAAGCCTCCAGTTCACTGGGCACTTTGAAGGGCACCACACTGACCCCCAGAGGGTTCAGGCCATTCATGACGTGTTTGATGGTGCCGTCTTTGCCTCCAGCGTCTCTGGCCTGCAAAATCACCAGCAAACTGCGCTGGTTTTCGGCATACAGACGTTCCTGCAAGTCCAGCAGCTTTCCGCGCAAGTCTTCCATCAACATTTCGGCTTTCTCTTTGGTGAGTCGGCCTTTGTCATCGGTTTTCCAGTCTGCCAGGCGCACATGTTTTGGACGGTCAATGCAGTACTTGTCAAAATCCATGTTTTTCATTGTATGAGAAAAGCTGTGGTACACCTGATTTGTCATGGGAAAGTCAGGTCAGAGACAGGGAAACCCCTGATGAAAGACCGGGGAAATCAAGGGGAACCAGAGCCACAAAAGAAAACAAACAAGGGTGAGGCCAAAACCTCACCCTGCACGTTCAAGAAAATTTACAGGGCACCCTCAAGGTCAGACAGGATGTCTTGCAGGCTTTCCACGCCAACGGTCATGCGGATCAGGTAAGGGCTGACACCTGCCGCTTTCTTGCCTTCTTCGGAGAGTCTGCCGTGGGTGGTGGTCCAAGGGTGGATGCACAAGGTGCGTGTATCACCAAGGTTTGCCACCATGCGGATCATTTTGAGGCTCTTGAAGAAACGCTCGGGGTCTTCCACCTCGAAAGACATCACGGCCCCGAAGCCATTTCTGAGGTACTTCTGGGCCACAGCATGGAAAGGGCTGCTTTCCAGACCGCTGTAGTTCACGGATTTGACCCTCGGGTGGTCTTGCAGGAACTGGGCAATTTTCATGGCGTTGTCGCACTCTTTGAGCATGCGCAACTCCAGCGTTTCAAGGCCCTGAGCAATCATGAAAGCATTGAAGGGGCTCAGGGTCATGCCCAGTTGATGCACCCCGATGGAGCGCACCTTGCGGGACAGGGCTCTGGGTCCAAACTGGTCTTTCAGGTCTTGCAGGACGGGGATGTTGTCGATGTTGGCCCCATCCTTGACCATCACGCATCCGGCCAGAGCGCTGCCGTGACCTCCGGCCCACTTGGTCAGGCTGTGCATGATCATGTCTGCACCGTGGTCAAATGGACGGCACAGGTAACCTGCACCTGCCAGCGTGTTGTCCACGCAGAACAGAGCACCATGCTCGTGGGCCACATCGGCCCAGCCTTGCAGGTCTGCAACATCTCCGTTGGGGTTGGAAATGGTTTCCACCCACAGGTGACGGGTGTTGTCTCGCATGGCAGCACGGGCAGCCTCGGGGTTGTTGTCCACGATGGAAGCCGTGATGCCCAGATTGGGGAGCACATTGTTCAAGAGGCCTGCGGTTCCGCCAAACACGGCACTGGAAGCCACGATGTGGTCTCCGGCTTTGCAGGTGGACAGAAACGCAGCCAGAGAAGCCGCTTGACCACTGGCCATCACCACGGTGGTGTCTGCACCTTCCAGACTGCACAGGCGCTCTTCGAGGGCCTGGTTGGTCATGTTCTGCATTCGGATGTAAGAGTATCCGGTGTTTTGCTGGAATTCGTCGGCAGCCACATCCAGATCATCGAACTGGTAGGCCGCCGCAGGGTAAATCGGGATGCCCAGAGGCTCTGCGTGGCCCCTCGGGATGCCGACGTGCACGGCTTTGCTGGAGTAGTCTTTCATGGGTTTGCTCCTTCACGCCAGAGGTGAATCGCCTGCTCAAGGCGGTCTGAGGGTGCGCTGCCCTGCGCGAGGTCCGCTTTGCCTCCCCCTTTGCCCTGAGCGTTCTTCAGTATTTCTGCCAGCACCTCTTTTGCGGAAGCTTTTGTGCTAGACGTCACGACCACCCGGCCATCTGGCGTATGGGCAATGCAGAGCAGGTCCGTCTGGGCAGCAGCCACTTTGCTGAACGGTTTCAGCATGTCTGCATCAGGCAGAGGCACCACCTGCACTCCGTTTTTGCCTTGCAGAAGGCTTTCTGAGAGGGCCTCGTAAGCGGCATTCAGCTTGCGGGCTTTGTCGAGGTTTTCGGTTTTCAGGGATTCCACACGCTCTGGAAGTTTCTCCAGGCTGGTGGAAAAAGACGTGGCCAGCGTACGGGATTCCCGGTAAGTGTGGGTGAGCAGGCGGTAGGCTTCATGCCCGGTCACGAAAAACACCCGGGTCAGTCCTCCTGCCACCTTCTCCAGCTTGGTGATGAACACCGATCCCACTTCTCCGGTGCGGTTGACATGGGTTCCACCACAAGCACTGACCTCCCAGTACCCTGTGCGTTCCATGCGGTCCATCACGCAGACCAGACGGATGCGCCCCTGAACCTGAGGGGGCCTTCTGAGGGGATACTGCCTCAATTCTGCTTCGGTGACCCACACCGTGTGAAAAGGCAAATTCCGATAAACAAC is a window of Deinococcus misasensis DSM 22328 DNA encoding:
- a CDS encoding alanyl-tRNA editing protein codes for the protein MTVLLFHEDAYRTSFIATVTATDGNRVALDQTAFYAEAGGQNADQGFFVWNDERIPVTDVQKKNGQVWHTVDGLVPRVGDYVHGEVDWSLRYRHMQRHSGEHLLAQAFLRVNPEFKVQAVSMRSEECTLDLAGNPTEEDARKAEEALMRVVYRNLPFHTVWVTEAELRQYPLRRPPQVQGRIRLVCVMDRMERTGYWEVSACGGTHVNRTGEVGSVFITKLEKVAGGLTRVFFVTGHEAYRLLTHTYRESRTLATSFSTSLEKLPERVESLKTENLDKARKLNAAYEALSESLLQGKNGVQVVPLPDADMLKPFSKVAAAQTDLLCIAHTPDGRVVVTSSTKASAKEVLAEILKNAQGKGGGKADLAQGSAPSDRLEQAIHLWREGANP
- a CDS encoding alpha/beta fold hydrolase — its product is MKLKMGLFLLFPLVLFSCAPRQTLAATPTLRLPGMQEGRSIELNGQTVYYEVAGTGSPLVFIHGIGGGNSGYQWIKNAPEFIQNHRVYVMDLPGFGKSTPKPQNYTADLYVNTIKAFLKEVVQQEATVVASSLAGAYSIKIAHDHPELIGKLALVSPTGITELVEPPNTGFYDALLNTPLGGTIAAALRGRFGISFFLKQQVYLDQSLVTNDLKKVYQNNLKHPNAPYPVYSFISDHSNLNIEQEWKALKQPAVLFWGSDDVNTPAASAQRFVELRPEVKLNVLKARAIPNDERSAEFNLLLAEFLQGR
- a CDS encoding O-acetylhomoserine aminocarboxypropyltransferase/cysteine synthase family protein, translated to MKDYSSKAVHVGIPRGHAEPLGIPIYPAAAYQFDDLDVAADEFQQNTGYSYIRMQNMTNQALEERLCSLEGADTTVVMASGQAASLAAFLSTCKAGDHIVASSAVFGGTAGLLNNVLPNLGITASIVDNNPEAARAAMRDNTRHLWVETISNPNGDVADLQGWADVAHEHGALFCVDNTLAGAGYLCRPFDHGADMIMHSLTKWAGGHGSALAGCVMVKDGANIDNIPVLQDLKDQFGPRALSRKVRSIGVHQLGMTLSPFNAFMIAQGLETLELRMLKECDNAMKIAQFLQDHPRVKSVNYSGLESSPFHAVAQKYLRNGFGAVMSFEVEDPERFFKSLKMIRMVANLGDTRTLCIHPWTTTHGRLSEEGKKAAGVSPYLIRMTVGVESLQDILSDLEGAL
- a CDS encoding polyphosphate kinase 2 family protein, with amino-acid sequence MDFDKYCIDRPKHVRLADWKTDDKGRLTKEKAEMLMEDLRGKLLDLQERLYAENQRSLLVILQARDAGGKDGTIKHVMNGLNPLGVSVVPFKVPSELEASHDFLWRIHQVAPRKGQVTIFNRSQYEDILVPTVHGLADKEVIDKRYRHIRHFEELLADSGTKILKFYLHISKEEQKQRLQERLDNPEKHWKFNPSDLKERALWDEYTSVYERILSETSSSFAPWYVVPADRKWFRNYLIASVLVHTLESMNLKYPKIAEGIEHITIE
- a CDS encoding alpha/beta fold hydrolase is translated as MKLSFRKTIGLFALMAMGVYLFAPRRIVTVLPTPRIPGMEEGKTVTLNGQDIYYEVGGAGPPVVFIHGIGGGNSGYQWVKNVPEFLSNHRVFVLDLPGFGRSTPRPQHYSTGLYLAAIESFLKEVVNEPCTVVASSLAGAYCIKIAHDHPELIQKLALVSPTGLDQLVEAPNMDFYHKLIGTPVGSVFSRLIRSRLSVSYFLNQQVYLDRDLINEGVKDVYHMHLQTPHAQYPIFAFITGHLNLNIKEEWKSLKQPVVVVWGQRDINTPVKGLQHFKDLKPDFESQVLMARAIPNDEKSAEFNGFLRQFLDHHSEMMSPEHN